GAGGAGGGGGCGCAGGTCGACCGGTTCGCGCGGGTCGTCGGCTCCGTCGCCCGGGCCGTCGTCCGGTTCCTGCACCAGCCGTACGAGCGCGCCCTCGGCGGCGTCCTCGGAGAGCCGGGAGACGGGGCTGGGGCCCCCGGTGACCAGGGAGCGCAGCGCCACCTCCTGCTCGCCGGCCAGCCGGCCGAGCTCCGCCGCCTCGCCGCCGAGCGCGGTGCCGCGCCGCTGCACCATGGCGAGGACCTGGAGCACGCCGTCGTGGATGTCCCGGGCGAGCCGCTCCCGTTCGCGGGTCGCCGCCTCGATCTCCAGGGCGCGGGCGAGGGTGCGTTCGGAGGCGCGGGCGACCTCGACGACGTAGCCGATGGCGATGGAGGCGACCCAGACGAGGACGACGTTGTGCACGGTGTCCCGGGTCGGGGCGCCGCGTTCGACCAGGTTGGCGGCGGCCACCAGGGTGGAGGCGAAGGCCGCCCAGCGCCAGCCGCCCTTGATGGCGTACGCCAGGACGGAGCCCGCGGTCCAGATCGAGGGCAGCGTCGGGCCGCCCTCGACGACCCGTTGGTGGGTGTCGGCGAGGGGGGTGAGCAGGATGCCGCCGAGCGCGATGGTCAGGTCGGCGGCGAGGAACCGCTTGGTGCAGTGCACCGCGCCCGCGACCTTGGGCAGCGTGGCCAGGGTCCACACGACCAGGACGACGAAGTAGCCGATCGCCAGGCCGGGCCGGCGGAACCGGCTGTACGCGGTGAGGAAGAGCCCCACGGCGTACAGCATCGTCAGGACGCGGTAGCCGGTGAGCGCGCGCCACAGCGGCTGCTCGACCGACATCCTCATGACCTTCACGCGCTTCGGCATGCTCCCCCACCCCTGACCCCGCCGCGGCCCGCGGCTACGACCCGGGCCGCGCCCCGTCCTCGGCCTTCTGTTCCTGCTTCTCCGCCTTGGCGGCCTCCGCGAGCTGCCGTTTGGCGGCGGTCGCGTAGATGTCGACGTACTCCTGGCCGGAGAGTCGCATGATCTCGTACATGACCTCGTCGGTCACCGCCCGCAGGACGAAGCGGTCGTGCTCCATGCCCTGGTATCGGCTGAAGTCCAGCGGCCTGCCGATGCGGATGCCCGGGCGCATCAGCTTGGGCATTACCTTCCCCGGCGGCTGGATCTTCTCCGTGTCGATCATCGCGACCGGCAGCACGGGCGCGCCGGTGGCCAGCGCCACGCGGGCCAGGCCGCCTGGCTTGCCCCGGTAGAGCCGGCCGTCGGGCGAGCGGGTGCCCTCCGGGTAGATGCCGAACAGTTCGCCGCGGCGCAGCACCTCGATGCCGCTGCGCACGGCGGCCTCGCCCGCGCCGCGCGCGCCCGAGCGGTCGACGGGGAGCTGGCCGACGCCCTTGAAGAAGGCGGCGGTCATCCGTCCCTTGACGCCGGGGGTGGTGAAGTACTCGGCCTTGGCGATGAAGGTGACCTTGCGGTCGAGGACCGCGGGGAGGAAGAAGGAGTCCGAGAAGGACAGGTGGTTGCTGGCCAGGATCGCGGGACCGGCGGCGGGCACGTGCTCCAGGCCCTCCACCCAGGGCCGGAAGGCGAGCTTCAGCGTGCCCCCGACGGTGACCTTCATCGCGCCGTACAACAACCGAGTGCCTCCCGTGTCCTCGAACAGACCTTAGACGATGTGCCCGGACATGACGGTGGGGCGGCACCCGGCCGCCCCACCGTCCCCCACTGGTCCGCTCAGCGCAGGAAGGCCCCGAAGTGGGCCTTGGTGGCGGGCGCCGAGAGGTCACCGGCGCCGAAGGCGACGGACGAGGTGGCGGTGAGGCCGTTCGCCGTGCCGGGCAGCACCCAGACGGCGCCGTTCTCGCCGTTCTCGGCGGTGGAGCCGGCGGCGAGGTCGAGGTGGCCGTCGCCGTCGACGTCCAGGAGGGCGCTGCTCACGCCGAACCGGTCGCCGGCCTCGGCGACTCCGGGGACGCCCTTGGTGTTCTGGTGGAAGGTCTGGGCGCCGGTGCCGGTGACGCCGGAGGCGCTGCCGGGGATCAGGGCGACGGAACCGGCGTCCTCGACGTCGCCGACGTCCTCGCCGGGCAGGCCGAGCGCGATGTCGGCGAATCCGTCGCCGGTGACGTCGCCGACCGAGACGGTGGCACCGAGGGCGTCACCCTCCTCCTCGGCGCCCGGGAAGCCGGGCAGGCTCTGGTCGAAGGACTGCACGTTGTCCTCGGACAGGCCGGAGGCCGAGCCGAAGGCGACGCGGACCTTGTCGTTCCAGCCGTCGCGGCCGACGACCACGTCGTCGTAGCCGTCGTTGTCGACGTCGCCGATGCCGGTGCCGGTGTCGCGGCCGGTGTCCTCACCGGGCACCCAGCCGCGGGTGAAGCCGTTGCCGCCGCCGAGGAGCAGCCGGTTGCCCCAGACGCCGTCGCCGCCGTAGACCCACTGGACGATGTCGTCCTTGCCGTCGCCGTTGACGTCGCCGACCTCGCCGGAGTCGACGGGCCCCGTGATGGAGGACGGGCCGTCCTCGCAGCCGCCGCCGGTCTCGCAGGAGGCGTCGTCCTCCTCGTAGCCCCACCACAGGGACTTGTCGAGGAGGGGCAGGACGGCAGCGGGCTTGCCGGCCCGGGAGACGGGGCCCTTCCACAGGGCGGCCGGGGCGCCCTCGGGGTCGTCGCCGCCGAGGGACTGCGCGGAGAAGAGGGCGAGGTCCGTGGTGCCGTCGCCGTCGAAGTCGCCGGTCTGCGGGGAGGCGCCGTACCCGGCGAGGGCCGTGCCGCCGGTGAGCCCGGAGGCGGAGCCCCACAGGACGACGGAGCCGGCCTTGCCGCCGGCTATCACCAGGTCGCCGAAGCCGTCGCCGTCCAGGTCGCCCTTGGCGAAGGAGGCGCCGAAGCGCTGGTTCGCGGTGGCGGAGCCGGGGACGCCGCCGGTGGAGCGGCTGATCACCTGCGTGTGGGTGGTGGAGACGCCGTCGGCGGAGCCGTAGGTGACGGCCACGTAGCCGGCCTTGGCCGCGCTGGAGACCGTGGCGTCCGGGGCGCCCACGACCAGGTCGGCGTAGCCGTCGCCGTTGAAGTCGTCCGGCGCGGCGGCGGACGCGGCGGCGGGGGCCGCCTGCGCGGAGCCGGCGGAGAGGGCGACGGCGCCGAGTCCCCCGGCGAGCAGCGCGGCGGCTGCCAGGGGTGCGGTGAGACGCGTGGTGCGGGTCCGGCGCTGTGCTCGGGTCATGTGGGGGAACCTTTCGGATCGGTCGGGTCCGGGACACGGAATCCCGCGTTCAGTCAGTTCGACGCGGTCCGGGCGCCTCCCGTTGTACGTCCGGATGTCATGGCTTCGTAACCGTGGGGGATGCGGGGTGCGGGCCGAAGTGCCCTTGCCGGGTGCGGAGTTCGCCGTGGTGGGGGTACGCGTCGGCGCTGGGGGGTCCGACGGCCCTGGTCGGTGTCAGTGCGGTCGCGTACGGTGAAGTACGCCACCCGGCCGCCGATCTCCGAACGGCGGGCCGCCGGTTTTCGTAC
The DNA window shown above is from Streptomyces sp. NBC_00670 and carries:
- the macS gene encoding MacS family sensor histidine kinase — translated: MPKRVKVMRMSVEQPLWRALTGYRVLTMLYAVGLFLTAYSRFRRPGLAIGYFVVLVVWTLATLPKVAGAVHCTKRFLAADLTIALGGILLTPLADTHQRVVEGGPTLPSIWTAGSVLAYAIKGGWRWAAFASTLVAAANLVERGAPTRDTVHNVVLVWVASIAIGYVVEVARASERTLARALEIEAATRERERLARDIHDGVLQVLAMVQRRGTALGGEAAELGRLAGEQEVALRSLVTGGPSPVSRLSEDAAEGALVRLVQEPDDGPGDGADDPREPVDLRPLLAPYAGARVTLSEPGAPVPLAPTAAREVAAAVGAALDNVRLHAGEGARAWILVEDEPDEIVVTVRDDGPGIPEDRLAQAEGEGRLGVAQSIRGRLRDLGGTAELLSVPGQGTEVELKLPKRAPGTAAGARAQDVRGKAEQR
- a CDS encoding lysophospholipid acyltransferase family protein, which gives rise to MYGAMKVTVGGTLKLAFRPWVEGLEHVPAAGPAILASNHLSFSDSFFLPAVLDRKVTFIAKAEYFTTPGVKGRMTAAFFKGVGQLPVDRSGARGAGEAAVRSGIEVLRRGELFGIYPEGTRSPDGRLYRGKPGGLARVALATGAPVLPVAMIDTEKIQPPGKVMPKLMRPGIRIGRPLDFSRYQGMEHDRFVLRAVTDEVMYEIMRLSGQEYVDIYATAAKRQLAEAAKAEKQEQKAEDGARPGS
- a CDS encoding FG-GAP-like repeat-containing protein, which gives rise to MTRAQRRTRTTRLTAPLAAAALLAGGLGAVALSAGSAQAAPAAASAAAPDDFNGDGYADLVVGAPDATVSSAAKAGYVAVTYGSADGVSTTHTQVISRSTGGVPGSATANQRFGASFAKGDLDGDGFGDLVIAGGKAGSVVLWGSASGLTGGTALAGYGASPQTGDFDGDGTTDLALFSAQSLGGDDPEGAPAALWKGPVSRAGKPAAVLPLLDKSLWWGYEEDDASCETGGGCEDGPSSITGPVDSGEVGDVNGDGKDDIVQWVYGGDGVWGNRLLLGGGNGFTRGWVPGEDTGRDTGTGIGDVDNDGYDDVVVGRDGWNDKVRVAFGSASGLSEDNVQSFDQSLPGFPGAEEEGDALGATVSVGDVTGDGFADIALGLPGEDVGDVEDAGSVALIPGSASGVTGTGAQTFHQNTKGVPGVAEAGDRFGVSSALLDVDGDGHLDLAAGSTAENGENGAVWVLPGTANGLTATSSVAFGAGDLSAPATKAHFGAFLR